In the genome of Arabidopsis thaliana chromosome 4, partial sequence, the window ATTGTCAGGTTGAAAACCAAGAAGGTGTAGCGAATTTTGATGATATCTTGATAAACTCGGATGCGTTTATGATCGCAAGAGGTGACCTTGGAATGGAGATTCCAATTGAGAAGATATTCTTAGCTCAGAAAGTGATGATCTACAAGTGCAATTTCATGGGGAAGCCAGTGGTTACAGCGACTCAGATGCTTGAGTCTATGATCAAATCCCCACGACCAACAAGAGCAGAAGCTACTGATGTTGCAAATGCTGTCCTCGATGGCACAGACTGTGTCATGCTTAGTGGTGAAACCGCAGCTGGAGCATACCCAGAGCTTGCTGTTCGTACAATGGCCAAGATATGTGTGGAAGCAGAGAGCACACTTGACTATGGAGACATCTTCAAGAGGATAATGCTTCACGCTGCGGTCCCTATGAGCCCGATGGAGTCACTTGCTTCATCTGCGGTCAGAACCGCTACTTCCTCAAGAGCCACTCTTATGATGGTCTTGACCAGAGGAGGCAGCACGGCGAGGCTGGTGGCTAAGTATAGACCAGGGATACCCATTTTGTCCGTGGTGGTTCCTGAAATCACGTCTGACTCTTTTGATTGGGCGTGTAGCAACGAGGCACCGGCAAGACACAGTCTCATCTACCGTGGTTTAGTCCCGGTGCTGTATGCTGGATCGGCTAGAGCCTCGATCGACGAGTCAACAGAAGAAACTCTCGAGTTCGCGTCAGAGTATGGTAAAAAGAAGCAACTCTGCAAGACCGGAGACTCTGTTGTGGCTCTCTTCCGTACAGGTAACGCTATTGTTATCAAGATCTTGACCGTCAAGTGATCCCATTTGCGTTTGAGTTTTGCCGGTGTTTCTTAGCGTTTTGGATGTTTATTCATCATGGTGACTAATCTTGAGATGAAACTCAAagtctcttttgtttctttttttgtgtgtggctCCCACACACTACATAATGTTCTTGGATCATACTCTGGTTACAAGTACATTAGTTTGGTACGAGTGCAATTGCATAAACAAAGactattttttgaatatattttacaaaaatgtgtGATCACATTTGGCTCGTGATCACACAACTTTGGGATTCGTATTTGGAGATAATGCGATTCATGCAGTCAACAACCATACTCACAGTCACATGCCTCTCCCTCTCAACATAAATACCTGTGttcatctttttatattttactaaattaaaagGGATACTTTTAACGGAAACCCAAATGATCATCAGATattataatacaaataaagaaaagattcCATTCCTCGAAAGTGTTTATTTGTTATGCAGTATTCAACAATCTGAGTGAACAAGATTTTATGTACTATAAGCTGAGGAATAGCAGTTTACGAGTTCTCACCGAGATGAGATGACCCCGAGGCCGATGCGGATGACGAAGAGGATGAAGAGAATAATCCGCTGAACGGCCATGGAAAAGAGAACCTTCTCTCGCTCACATTACTGTTCCTTGCATCATCTTCCACATTCTCATTACTTACGTTGATCTCTAGAGTTCTTGTTCTCGGTCTTACAGGATTAACCTTGGTCTCATCATCAGGAGGGAGTTCATATCGGCACACGGGACATGAACTGTGAAGCTCGAGCCACGGTACTATACACCGGATGTGAAACTTGTGCTTACACGGCATCTCTTTAGCTTCACTTCCTTTGTCAAAATCATCCAAACAAATCGAGCACTGCAATGATTCACTTATCTTAACCGTTGGGAGATTATCCACAACTTCTTTACGTGCTGGAAGACTCCCGTGCCTGATTGAATCATTATCAGCTAGATGTTCAAGCAAATGGTCTAAACTGGATCCAACAAAGTAATCTCCAATTGCAGAAAGAGAAGTATTGTTCCGGTTTTGATTCAAACTCGTTGAACCCTGAACAACAGCTGATTGATTTAACAGGTCTCGATCCGAGCTCTCATACTCAGAAGCAATCCCTGCACGAATACCCTGAAGCAACTGCAATATAGTAGCTGAGCTTCTCCGTCTCCTCCTAAGGATAGACTCAAACTCTCTGTCTAAATCAATCTCTCTACCTTGTTGCCTGTGGCGatgacgacgatgatgatgtcGATCAATATCGACGCTGTCATttccatcaacatcatcagaTACATTGACCTCATCATTATCCACACCAAACTCTGTCCTCCTAAACCTTCTACGTCTACGAGGATTACTCATCATTCCAAGCAAGATTGGACCCCATAGAGACAATGCACGGTCTGTACCAAAATCAATCTCAGGGTCTTGAACCTCCCTTAGACTGCTACTGCTGCCGCCATTAATCTCACGGCTCATTTCCTCGACAAACCCGCTTTGGCAAAAGGGGCATTTGATCTCGGCACCAATAACTGGATTCACCATTTGTGAACACATGTGACACCAATACCTAGCTGACATTgcctcttcctccttctttcCTTCCCCACCCAAACCTCTCGTTTCTGAAACAACcagaagaacaacaaaaaaaaaaacatgaagaagcAAACCTATAAAGTTTCGACCTTTGTTTCATCAGATCTAAATAAAGAGAATGGTATTCCCAAAAGTTTCACTAAAAAGAGGATAATATCATCTTCACCAACATCATTAGCTCAAGTTTCAGACAACAAAACGCAAGCTTTCTATGCAAATGCGAATAAACAGATCAACCAAAATTTGCCTCTATAAAGAGATAACAATAGAAATCAGGGCTAATccatgaaaagaaaactctcAATTCTCATGGagtaattaaaacaaaacaaatacaaaaacaaaccttgtAAATGTTCTTACTTTTGGAGATCCAGAGGGAAGAAATGTCTTCCTCCTTCTTTTAGATCTCCACGAAGATAAATGAGagcttttttatttgtcttcttctgCAGAAATGGTGGGAGACGAAGAAAAGAGGAATGAAGGAGGAaaggaagacgaagatgaagacgaagaaaagGGAATGTAATGTATAGTTCGCAGACCCAATCTTAAAGCCCATTAACCGCAAACTGATATATAAAGGAGCCGGGTCTATCTTAACCATTTAAAACCAACTTCTAATTTGGAATCAAATTGAACCGAATCGAACCGGTTGAAGttgaaagaaggagaaaaggCGTTGTCTCCGTGCGAGAAAGGCAAATCGGAGACGATGAGCGAAACCGAAGCAACCGGCGTTACCGATGATTCGGCTCCAGCGATTGAGACTGAAACTGTTTCTGATGCGATGGAGCATACAGCGATCGGAGTGGTTGAATCGGTGGAAGGAGCCATAGAAGGAGCAGAGAAATGGGTGGGTGATTTGCAACGGACGGTGAAGGAATCGAAGGATACCGCAATGCGTTCTGCTCGTT includes:
- a CDS encoding RING/U-box superfamily protein (RING/U-box superfamily protein; FUNCTIONS IN: zinc ion binding; INVOLVED IN: response to chitin; LOCATED IN: endomembrane system; EXPRESSED IN: 24 plant structures; EXPRESSED DURING: 15 growth stages; CONTAINS InterPro DOMAIN/s: Zinc finger, RING-type (InterPro:IPR001841), Zinc finger, C3HC4 RING-type (InterPro:IPR018957); BEST Arabidopsis thaliana protein match is: RING/U-box superfamily protein (TAIR:AT5G56340.1); Has 10466 Blast hits to 10426 proteins in 293 species: Archae - 0; Bacteria - 6; Metazoa - 2695; Fungi - 997; Plants - 5209; Viruses - 70; Other Eukaryotes - 1489 (source: NCBI BLink).), translating into MSARYWCHMCSQMVNPVIGAEIKCPFCQSGFVEEMSREINGGSSSSLREVQDPEIDFGTDRALSLWGPILLGMMSNPRRRRRFRRTEFGVDNDEVNVSDDVDGNDSVDIDRHHHRRHRHRQQGREIDLDREFESILRRRRRSSATILQLLQGIRAGIASEYESSDRDLLNQSAVVQGSTSLNQNRNNTSLSAIGDYFVGSSLDHLLEHLADNDSIRHGSLPARKEVVDNLPTVKISESLQCSICLDDFDKGSEAKEMPCKHKFHIRCIVPWLELHSSCPVCRYELPPDDETKVNPVRPRTRTLEINVSNENVEDDARNSNVSERRFSFPWPFSGLFSSSSSSSASASGSSHLGENS
- a CDS encoding Pyruvate kinase family protein (Pyruvate kinase family protein; FUNCTIONS IN: pyruvate kinase activity, potassium ion binding, magnesium ion binding, catalytic activity; INVOLVED IN: glycolysis; LOCATED IN: cellular_component unknown; EXPRESSED IN: leaf whorl, sperm cell, flower; EXPRESSED DURING: 4 anthesis; CONTAINS InterPro DOMAIN/s: Pyruvate kinase, C-terminal-like (InterPro:IPR015795), Pyruvate kinase, active site (InterPro:IPR018209), Pyruvate kinase, beta-barrel-like (InterPro:IPR011037), Pyruvate kinase, alpha/beta (InterPro:IPR015794), Pyruvate/Phosphoenolpyruvate kinase, catalytic core (InterPro:IPR015813), Pyruvate kinase (InterPro:IPR001697), Pyruvate kinase, barrel (InterPro:IPR015793); BEST Arabidopsis thaliana protein match is: Pyruvate kinase family protein (TAIR:AT5G56350.1); Has 10229 Blast hits to 10134 proteins in 2721 species: Archae - 168; Bacteria - 6082; Metazoa - 550; Fungi - 222; Plants - 538; Viruses - 0; Other Eukaryotes - 2669 (source: NCBI BLink).); the encoded protein is MAMEQRPKTKIVCTLGPASRSVPMVEKLLMAGMSVARFNFSHGSYEYHQETLDNLRQAMLNTGMLCAVMLDTKGPEIRTGFLKDGKPIQLKQGQEITISTDYDLKGDEKTICMSYKKLAQDVNPGMVILCADGTISLKVLSCDKEKGTVRCRCENTSMLGERKNVNLPGVVVDLPTLTEKDKQDILEWGVPNQIDMIALSFVRKGSDLVQVRKLLGKHAKTILLMSKVENQEGVANFDDILINSDAFMIARGDLGMEIPIEKIFLAQKVMIYKCNFMGKPVVTATQMLESMIKSPRPTRAEATDVANAVLDGTDCVMLSGETAAGAYPELAVRTMAKICVEAESTLDYGDIFKRIMLHAAVPMSPMESLASSAVRTATSSRATLMMVLTRGGSTARLVAKYRPGIPILSVVVPEITSDSFDWACSNEAPARHSLIYRGLVPVLYAGSARASIDESTEETLEFASEYGKKKQLCKTGDSVVALFRTGNAIVIKILTVK